From Salmo salar chromosome ssa04, Ssal_v3.1, whole genome shotgun sequence, one genomic window encodes:
- the cldnd gene encoding claudin-like protein ZF-A89 isoform X1: protein MVDNRYATALVIGSVLSLLATVYLSIAVGTQHWYQYRSPPGNHEASNASELREDFINGEFDEKTYSDTLFRLNGTLGLWWRCVQVPDPKMVTQCVSFTLPQQFVPKYKEPGNHNTGEDLLRTYLWRCQFLLPLVSLALVFLSGLIGVCACLCRSITPTLGVGVLHLLAGLCSLGTVCCFLAGMDLLHRVSVLPKGVDGSLGWSLYLALISSPLQMMAAALFLWAARSHRQNYTRMTAYRVA from the exons ATGGTGGATAACCGCTACGCTACGGCCCTGGTCATTGGCTCTGTTCTGAGTCTGCTGGCCACTGTCTATCTCTCCATTGCTGTGGGAACACAGCACTGGTACCAGTACCGAAGTCCGCCCGGCAACCATGAGGCCAGCAATGCTTCGGAGCTCCGTGAGGACTTCATCAACGGGGAGTTTGATGAAAAGACCTACAGCGACACGCTGTTCCGCCTCAACGGCACACTGGGgctgtggtggaggtgtgtgcaGGTGCCAG ATCCTAAAATGGTAACACAGTGTGTGAGCTTCACTCTGCCTCAACAGTTTGTACCCAAGTACAAAGAACCAGGGAATCACAACACTGGGGAAGACCTGCTTCGGACAT ACCTGTGGAGGTGCCAGTTCCTGCTGCCTCTGGTGTCCCTAGCTTTGGTGTTCCTCAGTGGGCTCATCGGTGTGTGCGCCTGCCTCTGCCGCAGCATCACCCCCACCCTGGGTGTAGGAGTGCTCCACCTGTTGGCAG GTCTATGTTCCCTGGGCACAGTGTGCTGCTTCCTGGCTGGCATGGACCTGCTCCACAGGGTCTCAGTGCTTCCCAAAGGTGTGGACGGCTCCCTGGGCTGGTCCCTCTACCTGGCCCTCATCTCCTCACCGCTGCAGATGATGGCGGCCGCCCTCTTCCTGTGGGCCGCCCGGAGCCACCGCCAGAACTACACCCGCATGACTGCCTACCGGGTGGCCTAA
- the acy3 gene encoding aspartoacylase 3 isoform X1 gives MEPVSFPAQSRVALCGGTHGNEMSGVYLVRELQRQKIEKVGSATLTTVISNPRAVQMCKRYTDVDLNRCFTDAILSSPVTDATPYEMRRAQELNTLLGPKGSMGAMDLVCDLHNTTANMGLSLISYSDQDWVILHIYRQIQRKITSAPVRFILLDLPLADAYSQDSLGKHGFSIEVGPQPHGVVRADIFNIMKEAVDQTLDWVQCFNSGSAFEGGEVDDVYTFVKSVDYPRDPETNQITAAIHPQLQDRDFCLLHPGDPMFLMFSGEIVKYEGVEVLHPYFVNECAYYEKSIAFHLARKMTLTIPPLQVKKG, from the exons atggagccagtCTCTTTCCCAGCGCAGTCCCGCGTCGCCCTCTGCGGTGGCACCCATGGCAACGAGATGTCGGGCGTGTATCTGGTGAGGGAGCTGCAGAGGCAGAAGATAGAGAAGGTAGGGTCGGCGACCTTGACCACAGTCATATCCAACCCGCGTGCTGTCCAAATGTGCAAACGATACACTGACGTGGACCTCAATCGTTGTTTCACCGACGCCATACTCAG ttcaCCTGTGACGGACGCCACTCCGTACGAGATGAGGCGAGCCCAGGAGCTGAACACTCTACTGGGGCCCAAGGGCAGCATGGGGGCCATGGACCTGGTGTGTGATCTCCACAACACCACAGCCAACATGGGCCTCAGTCTCATCTCCTACTCTGACCAAGACTGGGTCATCCTGCACATCTATAGACAAATCCAG AGGAAGATAACCTCAGCGCCAGTGAGGTTTATCCTGCTGGATCTACCACTAGCTGATGCCTACTCTCAGGACTCCCTGGGGAAGCATGGCTTCT CGATAGAGGTGGGACCTCAACCCCATGGTGTGGTCAGAGCCGACATCTTCAACATCATGAAGGAGGCAGTCGACCAGACACTAGATTGGGTCCAGTGCTTCAACTCTG GAAGTGCCTTTGAAGGTGGCGAGGTGGACGATGTGTACACCTTCGTGAAGAGTGTAGACTACCCAAGAGACCCAGAGACCAATCAAATCACTGCTGCCATACATCCCCAACTACAG GACCGTGACTTCTGCCTCCTCCATCCGGGAGATCCCATGTTCCTGATGTTTTCTGGGGAGATAGTGAAGTACGAAGGGGTAGAAGTCCTCCATCCCTACTTTGTGAACGAGTGTGCATACTATGAGAAGAGTATTGCATTCCACCTGGCACGAAAGATGACACTCACTATCCCCCCCTTGCAAGTGAAGAAAGGTTGa
- the cldnd gene encoding claudin-like protein ZF-A89 yields the protein MVDNRYATALVIGSVLSLLATVYLSIAVGTQHWYQYRSPPGNHEASNASELREDFINGEFDEKTYSDTLFRLNGTLGLWWRCVQVPGKSYWFKEPDPKMVTQCVSFTLPQQFVPKYKEPGNHNTGEDLLRTYLWRCQFLLPLVSLALVFLSGLIGVCACLCRSITPTLGVGVLHLLAGLCSLGTVCCFLAGMDLLHRVSVLPKGVDGSLGWSLYLALISSPLQMMAAALFLWAARSHRQNYTRMTAYRVA from the exons ATGGTGGATAACCGCTACGCTACGGCCCTGGTCATTGGCTCTGTTCTGAGTCTGCTGGCCACTGTCTATCTCTCCATTGCTGTGGGAACACAGCACTGGTACCAGTACCGAAGTCCGCCCGGCAACCATGAGGCCAGCAATGCTTCGGAGCTCCGTGAGGACTTCATCAACGGGGAGTTTGATGAAAAGACCTACAGCGACACGCTGTTCCGCCTCAACGGCACACTGGGgctgtggtggaggtgtgtgcaGGTGCCAGGCAAGTCATACTGGTTCAAAGAGCCTG ATCCTAAAATGGTAACACAGTGTGTGAGCTTCACTCTGCCTCAACAGTTTGTACCCAAGTACAAAGAACCAGGGAATCACAACACTGGGGAAGACCTGCTTCGGACAT ACCTGTGGAGGTGCCAGTTCCTGCTGCCTCTGGTGTCCCTAGCTTTGGTGTTCCTCAGTGGGCTCATCGGTGTGTGCGCCTGCCTCTGCCGCAGCATCACCCCCACCCTGGGTGTAGGAGTGCTCCACCTGTTGGCAG GTCTATGTTCCCTGGGCACAGTGTGCTGCTTCCTGGCTGGCATGGACCTGCTCCACAGGGTCTCAGTGCTTCCCAAAGGTGTGGACGGCTCCCTGGGCTGGTCCCTCTACCTGGCCCTCATCTCCTCACCGCTGCAGATGATGGCGGCCGCCCTCTTCCTGTGGGCCGCCCGGAGCCACCGCCAGAACTACACCCGCATGACTGCCTACCGGGTGGCCTAA